In Bdellovibrionales bacterium, the following proteins share a genomic window:
- the pyk gene encoding pyruvate kinase, which yields MLADRRVKIVATVGPSISQKENLRAAIETGVNVIRLNFSHGTHEEHLEVIRLIREISRELVAPVAILQDLQGPKIRVGKFKNGSIELKKNEIVIIDPDLEIGEEGILPTDFSELPEVVEPGTKILLDDGLLELSVTRKIDRKVEAKVIYGGILKNRKGMNLPGANLPVECLTEKDLEDLEFGLSQKVDYVALSFVRKGDDLRKLRELVESRQPGTRIIAKVEMLEALDNLDEIVALSDGVMVARGDLAVEVGQSQLPGVQKKLIHMCNLAGKPVITATQMLDSMVENPRPTRAEITDIANAVLDGSDALMLSAETASGKHPIKCIQTMHEISTEVEKTGDYFYNISLEDEFTDVAQAIAASACLTAQKLNASAIVCLTTSGKTASMISKFRPKARVIAVTHILETLNRLELVWGVQTLIIRPYKSTDEAMSQIEDLLIKYGLVKHGDKVVLTLGVPVLLRARTNSLRVFAIGQEGELIGDSSLLPLRFRRTT from the coding sequence ATGTTGGCGGATCGTCGCGTCAAAATTGTAGCTACTGTTGGTCCCTCGATAAGCCAAAAAGAGAATCTCAGGGCGGCCATTGAAACTGGCGTGAATGTGATTCGTCTGAATTTTTCACATGGGACCCATGAGGAACACCTAGAGGTTATTCGTTTGATCAGGGAGATTTCTCGTGAGCTGGTTGCTCCGGTTGCGATATTACAGGATTTACAGGGGCCAAAAATTCGGGTTGGAAAATTCAAGAACGGTTCCATCGAACTTAAGAAAAATGAAATTGTCATTATCGATCCTGATCTGGAGATCGGAGAAGAAGGGATTTTGCCTACGGATTTTTCGGAATTACCAGAGGTCGTGGAGCCCGGAACAAAAATCCTTCTTGATGATGGCTTGTTGGAATTGTCCGTCACCAGAAAAATCGACCGAAAAGTAGAAGCCAAAGTCATATATGGCGGTATCCTGAAAAATCGCAAGGGCATGAATCTTCCCGGAGCAAATCTTCCAGTTGAATGCCTGACGGAAAAAGACCTGGAGGATTTGGAATTTGGACTGTCTCAAAAGGTTGATTATGTGGCTCTCAGCTTTGTCCGAAAAGGAGATGATCTGCGCAAATTGCGAGAGCTGGTTGAGTCCCGTCAACCTGGAACGAGAATTATAGCCAAGGTCGAAATGCTTGAGGCTCTTGATAATTTAGATGAAATCGTGGCGCTCAGTGACGGAGTGATGGTCGCGCGAGGTGATCTGGCTGTTGAAGTGGGGCAAAGCCAACTGCCTGGCGTGCAAAAAAAGCTGATCCACATGTGCAATCTTGCGGGCAAACCTGTCATTACAGCTACCCAGATGCTTGATAGTATGGTCGAAAATCCAAGGCCCACTCGCGCAGAAATTACGGACATAGCCAATGCGGTTCTCGATGGTTCTGATGCTCTTATGCTGTCTGCAGAGACAGCGAGTGGCAAGCATCCGATCAAGTGCATTCAAACGATGCATGAGATTTCGACTGAGGTTGAAAAAACGGGTGATTATTTCTACAATATTTCTTTAGAGGACGAGTTTACAGATGTGGCCCAGGCCATTGCGGCGAGTGCCTGTCTGACGGCTCAGAAACTCAATGCTTCGGCTATTGTTTGTCTGACGACTTCAGGCAAAACAGCCTCTATGATTTCCAAGTTTCGTCCAAAAGCTCGTGTGATTGCGGTTACTCACATTTTGGAAACTCTCAACAGGCTGGAACTTGTCTGGGGCGTGCAAACACTCATCATTCGTCCTTACAAATCGACAGACGAGGCCATGTCACAAATAGAGGATTTGCTGATCAAATATGGTTTGGTTAAACACGGAGACAAGGTTGTCTTGACACTTGGTGTTCCAGTCCTGCTCAGGGCGCGTACCAATTCTCTGAGGGTTTTTGCAATTGGACAAGAGGGCGAGCTGATTGGAGATTCGTCCTTGCTTCCATTGAGATTTCGGCGGACCAC